TTTGAAGATCAAAAGTAAATAGGaacaattgatttaaaaaaaatactatgaaTGGAaagtaaaatacattttcaaaattcattagtaaaatacattttcaaaccTAAAAACTTAATTCTCCGTCATTTTAACAAATGGGGAACTGCCTCATTGAAGCCAATTTCCAACACAGAAGGATCACGACAACTTTATTGGGAATAGTAAGCTCAACTACGACTTTTCTCAATTCTAGATGAGAAATAACGTAATTACATTACCAGCAAAGTCGAAGGAGATTTTCAGAATTAGTTTTAATTGGAGTAAACTATGGAAGGAAGATTGTTGGTATAAAAATGTAACAAGAACAGGAAAGCTAAATGAACTAAACAATATGGTGATCTTCATAAGCCAGAAAACACCCTATTACATAACAGATTGTCCACAAATAAAATTCTTCCTCCAGTATGCCCATGTCAATAATCGGATAGAAAATAAACAGACTAAATTAAGacgaaaaacttaaaaaaaaaagagagcataAAACCAACTATATTTCAGTATTTCCCACCTTGCTTTCTACCCttgttgaaagaaagaaagaaagctgCTCTGCAACAAAGTAGAAGATATAAGCAGAAatcctaaaaacccaaaatccCTAGGAGTAAAGCCTGTTAGGAGCTAACCACTGTAAACAAAACCCAGTGAGATGGGATTGGTGCTAGAATTCTATGAACTAACTCCGCCTTTAGCACCCTTTGGGGCATCTCCAATTTTTGAAACAGATCCATTCTCGGTAACTTTCGGATCATCGCCATCCTTTTCAGCAAGGTTAGACTCCGATTCAGACTTTTGAATATTAGCTTCACcatttttctcaaccttctcatcaccatttttctcaaccttctcatCAGTAGGTTTTTCTTCTCGCACCTGCATAAACAGACATAACTAAGACATCATCACACAATCTAATATTTTTCACATAACTAGAATAGATGAAATATCACTTGCCTGATTTAGGTATTCAAATATTGCATTCTTCCTCAGGATAATCTTCTGACGGGCCTCATAAAACCCAAAATCATCCAAAAAAACATGTGTTACTCagtatattttgattttgattaatttgagCCCAGCCTCCAACATTACCTGTAACATAGGTTCAGATTAAAGTAAGAGAAActactaaaaaaacaaacaacaaatgagGAGAGCAGGACCTAATTACCTCTTAGGTATCCCGACTCTCTCAGACTCTATGTGACAGGTTTGTTCTTGTTGTTTTCCAGCGTGACGTGCCTCAACAAATTGTTAGAAACATCCTTAACAGGACGAATCATTTCAGCAAGTCCCACAAATTGACAACTCGTATTAACCTCAATAATAAACACAacaaattagattaaaattatcatataagAAAATAGCACACACCAACATCATATCATATGGAGATGCTTACCGAGAAGAATAGGAAAACAGGGCATCTACCAGGTCTCTGCTGGGCCTCTTGGTATGCGACATCAAGCTTCTTATTGCCCTTTTTTGTACTGACCCACATGTTGTATTTTATGCTCTTGTGAATATTATCTTCATTGTAGGACTTGATGACAAAGAATTTGGCATCAGCACATTCTTTTAGAAAATCAGGTTGGTTGTATTTTTCTCTGTCAGGAACAATAGTAGTCTCTTTGCTTAGACTTGCTGGTAAATCCTGTTGTTTCATTACTGGAAAGGCTGGTGCAAAAGCATGCTGATTCTTACCACTTTTAGCCCTCATTCCTCTGTTTAATTCATTGCCATAGCTAAAGAAGCCACTTCTTCCCCTGTACTCAGTATCAAAAGCTAACCATGTTCTCCCATTAGGGGTGTCAACAGCTACCCAAGCTTTGTCAACACCTACCCAAGCTCTTCCATCAGTGCGAGTATCTTCGTTTTTTTCTTCAGACATACACTAATGGAAAAAAGACATTTTATGatgtacaaaaataatattttatgacgtaaTTTCTGCGAGTCATAATTCTGGGCGTCATAATAAGTCTGCgtattttatgacgtagtaaaaatttacgtcataataacttagacatattataacgtagatCCTaaaatcagtcataatatgCGCAAAAGATATTATGACGTAAATTTGTTAAAACATTATAATGTGTGATTTTTAGAACCAACTTATTATGACGTACATTattttgtacgtcataatatgtatattttttttaaaaaaaaattattattacaattcaCATCCTATGAAATTATAATCATTCTCAATTGATTCCATTCCAATTACAATTAATtccattcacaataaaaatacattCACCATCACTTCAACTctaatatgttataaaattttcaaacaaatactgttattttctttaaaaatctcaaaacaaaaaaagtataaaaccaCTATAAAAAATGAACTTGATTTCATAATTGAACTTTAGCACAGTAAATTCCTTAATTCAAACCCACACAATAGCACAAAACAACAAACCTAGAATCAGTTTAGTTTAGGCCATTAGCCGCACCAACATTGTCAAGAGGTTCAGTAGAACAGCAGGAGAAGAAAGTTCAATGGTTTAAACACAAGGCAATGACAACACTATCTATTTTACACATGATTCATCATCATGGTAGATTTGAATCATAACCAtgaattaattattcaaaagcTTAAACCTGTGTCATATTCTCTCACACCATAATCATTATTGGAAGCAATAATATGAGTTGCGCCACTGCAAAAGTTTTCATGTCAAGCCGTGTTCATGTTCCAAACAAAGACAAATATAACTTGGTATGAAAAATACCTCAAGCTGTCATATATCTCAATTGCATTTGTTATGGCATTATCATCATGTGTGGTCCGGGTACAAAAGCTTACTCCCTTCTGATCCAAACGCTGCATTCAAAATAGACACTATAAGTTGCATCACACAATCCTAATCTTATTAGTATGATAAAATTGAGAATTGGGGAGAAATAGTAGGCTTACGTAGTAGCAATAGTTCCTATCACATACCCAATAAAACGGAACAATTAATGTATATACTAAGTATATATTGCAAACAAGAGTAAAACATTTCTCTTGTTTTACATAGGAGAAAAAGTAAAACACCACAATCATAGAATCTGAAATATCTAATAACGCAAGATGTGCAAACAAAGGAAGGTTTGACCCCCCCAAAAACCAAGGGTGATTAACTAGAAGTTAATCCTAGTAATTAAGTTGAGCTTGATTAAGAAGTTATTGTGAATTATGATAGAAACAAGAGTATTAGAAATAAGGGAGACCAAGCTCCTCACAAGTAGAAGTAGtaattttaaagtgaaaataGGATGGTAATCCTACAATTatcagtaaaataaaaatgaatatcaaGAAACACTTTTTTGAGCCTAACTAATCCAAACAGATCTTTTGATCACAAAATTCCCTAGTAAATCTATATAGTAGTCCTCAAAGTCAAAGTTCAACAATATTTAACAGACGAAAACCTAATTGATGGCGGCTCCTTGTGCGTCGCGGAGGAGGCGTGTTCTCAGAGAAAAAAAAGCACGGCGTGGAGcaagaaaagtaagaaaacctaatttctaattttagagagaaagagagaatgagagGATGAAGAGTGTAAGTGAGAGGGACCGTGAAAGAGATGAGAAGGGCCGAGAGTGTTGGAATGAGAGGGaggtgaaagagaaaaaattatttaacatattataacgtatatTCATATCTACGTAATAATAAGTTTTGAAGTTAATTACAAGTTTGCCACcgcttttatatattatgactGATGTACAAaattacgtcataatatgtcttaaacttatttacaaatttgtcaCCGTATTTCATATTATGACTGATATATagaactacgtcataatatgtcttACTTTTATTACAACTCTGCCATCAATCAACCTATTATGATGTataatttttgtacgtcataatatgttagtcatagaaaagtatttttccactagtgataTTTTTAGCAATATTCATCCTCTGttcctcttccttcttcctctgttcttcttcttttatagcCTCTTTAAAAGGCTCCTTCGTAAGAATGTCCATCGCCTTGGTCGTAGCCTTCTCTGGTTCGACCTCCTTATTAGAAACCTCCATTTGCTGCTTCCCATTTTTTTCTAATGTACTAGACCCCTTCTTGCAACAATAGAATCGTCCAATGATGTGCCTGCGAAAAAGAACCAGAGGAAGACGAAACATGGTAGCAAAAATGGTAgcaaaagcaagaagaaaaaggaattcGGTGGTTAACGCCGATTCATTGATAAcactatatatgtatatatatatatatatatatatatatatatatatatatggtgagggacaaacaaaaacatttttgtcAGAAACTTTTTCCATGCGTAAACGAAAATCGTCTATAACAAACTTTGATTCGCCTGACATACGGATTGTGCATATTGTATTTTGATTCTTACTCACGTACAAGAATGAACGTAAAGTGTCAATAAAAAacgacaaaaaaaatattacattcttaatattaacaaaaggaaaatgtttgtttaacacccacatttgacacaaatttgacaccgtccaggtgtcaaatttctattgggttatttattttaaattgaaaaagcttttgtaataaacTGACGGGGGTAGAAGTGgtataatgaaatattgaataTGATTTTCGATTTGGCGGTTTCGTTTTCGTCTTTCACTTTTGCTGTGAACAGTTTCGTTTTCTCTCCAACAGGTCCCTTCGTCTTTCGTTTTCCACCATCTCCATTGTTGCGTTACTTTGGTTTTATCTCAAGTAGGGGAAGGCGATCATTGAGAAAGTAAGCCCGTAGTGTGGGTATGTCGTTTTTGGTTTGGTTGGGCTTCGTCTTTGTTTCGTCATTTGCTGGCATTCTCGCGTTTTGGTGTTTTGGGNTTTTGTGTATCATTTNGGTTCTCATTATAATGTTGTTGTTTAggggttaattttatttttgtaaacccTAACCAACTATTGATATTTGGCCTCTttggtgttttgattttgtgttcagTTGGAATGGCTTCCGAAATCCCAAAGGTAAGATAaagtttcttacttttatttagttggataatttgttgttaatattaacaatgttttctttatGTCTTGTAGTGGAGGGTTCGTACTTCTTTGGATTCATCTTATATTATTGGAATGAATCGTTTGTTGAGAAAAGATCATGTTCAACGAATTTGTGAGACACCTTTTAGGTGGTGTGTGTACCTACTTGAGGATGTGGACATAAACTGTGAGTTAATTAAGGTGATGGTATGTCGGTGGGTCGGGCATGACGTTAGTTTTAGGCTGAGTCATCAATTGGTTCCATTCACAGTTTTAGATGTTTTCATGACGACGGGTTTAGGTATAGGTGGTTTAGAAGTACCGTTTGATGAATGTATAGAAGGTTTGGTTGGAGAAATGTTTAACAGAAAAAGCACATCTTTGAAAGACTTGGTTCAGGTGTTTAATGTGATTGTTTTAGACAAAAACACAGACATTGATGTTGTTTGTAggttgtatatatttgtttgtttggttgtgtttttcttttctagaaaGTCTAAGATAGTAGCTAACATGCCATCAAGAGTGTTAGATGACCTAGATAGCCTCTGTTTATATGATTGGGCTACCGGTGTACATAAACACCTAGTTGATAGTTTGAATAAAGGCATGAAAAAATTAATGGCTGGACGAATCCGCAGTTCACTAAGTCTAAGTGGCAATGTTGCGGTATTGNAGGTAAAATTCGTTGTAGTTGTTGAAGtcaattatatgaattttgtaCATTCTGATATATGTGTTAGTCAAGATTTTCATCATATTGTAGGCCTGGGCGGTGGAGAGATTTTCCCTTGATGGAAATCGAATTAATAGAGATTTCAGTCGCATGCTCCGTTGGTTCCGGACTGCTGAAGTAATTACTTCATTTAAGtttcttataaatattgatGATTTGAGTGCAGTCATTAATATGTTTGCATGTTTGTAGTTTAAGTCTGAGTGGTATGTTGGGGAGCGTGTCCGTGACCTGCCCGAAATCAAAGCTGCATTTGAGTTGTTTGATGGAGGGATAGGTGTACCGCAGTTGCCAAAACGATGTAGAGTTGATGAAGCTGTAGATGATAGCTCCGATGATGGCACCTTTGAAGCAAACCTTGAGGAGACATTGAAGAAGAATAATGAAGAAATGATGGCGTTGTCTTCAAGGCTAGTTTTTTTGAAGAATGAGGTATGTAAAATTCGTGACATTCCAATTGTGAATGAAGAAGGTGTTGGAGGAGTTGATGAAGAACCTTTAGGTGGAGGTGATGAAGAACCTTTAGGTGGAGGTAATGAAGAACCTTTAGGTGGANATGAAGAACCTTTAGGTGGAGGTGATGAAGAACCTTTAGGTGGAGGTAATGAAGAACCTTTAGGTGGATGTGATGAAGAACCATTAGGTGGAGGTTATGAAGAACCTTTACCTGGAGTTAATGAAGAATCGTTCAATGAAGAAGCATTCAATGAACGTTCAATGAAGAACCTATGGCTGAAGATGAACAACAAGTTGTGAACGTTGTTGAAATTGTTGAGTATGAAGAACCGGAGGCACCGCAAGCAATGGCAATCGTACCTCTTCGTGCAGTTCATGGTGATCCAAGGCCTGACGTCAATGCTGACCAACTCTACATCGCCGTGGGCGTAAGGGATAGACCACAAAGGTAAgttatgataattttgtttaatgtatTGGTTTGGGAATAGTTATTTATTGAAAAGTACATTTGTTTTTAATCAGGATCGTGTGTGAAATAATTGGGCAGACACTGAACACAACATTTGTTCATACCTTAGCTCCTTACAAATACGTTGATAACATGGTAAGTGTTTGATGTCCTTAGTTGATTTATACTTTGATTATAATTTGGAATGAAATGTTGAATTTTGAATGTGTAGTTGGTGCTATTTGCAACCACCATATTTATGCACTTTGAGAAAAGGAGGACAAGGGTTGTGAAGAGGATCCTTTTTAGTTCGTTATATGCGGTAAGCTATACTATTTGAATGTGTTCATTTCAGTTCCTTTTGACTTAGTATGTGTTATTCATTTAGGATTGTTGTATTTCATCGTATTCTCAGGACCTTATCATCAATGATTAtttgaagatggaaaaaaacCATCGTGTGTTTAGTGCTCATAATTACAACAGCTGTTTGCGTGCGGGACACTTTAGCCTTGCAGAAATTCCAACTGCTGAATTTGTAAGTGAGgtttaatttttactttgtaCGTGGTGGTATGTGACATATAGCAATTGTTGATGTGTTCAGTTTCTTTTTGTTGGTTTGTAGTTGTTTCTCCCTTTTTGCCATAATTATAATTGGTGGTGCTATGTTGTAAAAATTAGCACGTTggaattatatattattgattctaTGGCGAAGGACGTAAGAGACCACAGAAGGATTGATATTGTTGTGGTATATGTTAACCGATTTGAATATTGTTATTGAGTTCCAGTCACCAACACATAACTTACGAGATACATACTCATTTCTTCTTCCAGTCACCAACACTTCCCCATTTCTCAACCTTCCTCTTGCttgtaaaatgttaatttatttaaaaaatagatagtccattgcaaaaaaataaaaaattagagaatTGACTAACAGGCCAtgtaacagaaaaaataaaaattaatcatatttatataactattaaatttaaatacaaaattaaaattcgtCTATGacgtttataattttaataactaaaaataacttaaattaaaattcagtttaactgtaaaaaaaaaatcaatcaaaatttaacaactaaaaaagtaaatacattaaacataaaaaatataaagataactcaaaaatgaaattcaatttaaaatgaaagaaaataaataaaaatttaagaatcaaaaatatatttaatttaaaaaaaaaattaaactatactaaacataaaaaattatatatgcaacattttttttttataaattaagtgtgacgtttttaaatttatcagaACGGATTATACTAAATTTgtagattttatttaaagtaatttccttttaaattaatttattcgaGTTTTgaactaaataattttaaaaatagctACATAAACTATAAGCATACTATTTTTGTcgatttgattttaaaaatcaatattgaAGTGCAAGGGTTATTTTTACCACACTTTTGTTAACGATTGGATTATTTGTATGAATGTGAATGTAATGTAAATTCGTGAtgaaaaaagtaaattgaaacaaattggTTTCGCTACACATGATAGGATAATtctaatattatgtaaaattaagaaattataaaattacaattaaagtacattttataatacatttttaggAAAAGTAATTTGAATAACAATATGCTATACAGCAGCTGACCAATTTACTCCTccaatatttttgaaaaggaTATTTTTCGtctttatcattattttgtatttaattcaAGTCTTAAAATTATGTGTccaaaaacatacaaattttccaatttaagatgtaaaaaatattattcaagatCACTCAATCTAAAAATTttctaatgaattttttatattagcaAACATAATTTATTCCATTCTAAAGACGAATTTTTTACTCAAAACACTTTTTTAGATAATACAAACTCTATTTGGAACATCGGATCTGAGTTCTAATTAGTTGTAATGTATCTAGTAGGATTTAGAATTTACAGATTGAATAATTCGAAAActtaatcaattattcaagaTGGAATTTCTCGAAGGAAACCCAATGGAGATGTGTTTTGACTTCTCTTAGAATCCATGGCGGCGAGAACCAAAATCCAACTCACTGATTACACGTTGACCCACATCTCTTTTAACGTACAAACTGCGCACATCCATAAAAAGTACGACAATCCAGACTTACTGTATTGCTGTTATATGACAATAAGAAACCTCTCATATTACGATTAAAAGGCAAACCGTTCTCATATTCTTTGGTTTCTACTTCGTACCTTTGTTCTTCCTCCATTTCAACTTGTATTGCAACCTTTATAACTTTCCGTTCAGATCCACGTCTTTGCGCCTATGGGTTCATCTTATTGACGAGTGTACTCTCTGGATTGGTACTGATTGATGCTCTCGATTGACGAATGTCCTGtgttttgatcatttttaaGCTTTCAcctgtataaattaaaataattgaaaaagattAATGTTATCTATCTTTTCATGCCTGACATTAGCcacattttaatagattttgagCATGGAGTAAATAATTACAGAAGATGAATGTGAAAAGAATATTGCAATAATCAACTATAATTCAGTAACTGatacaactaaaattttctattattatgtcAAGTTTTAAACTAATTGAAGATATATTACATCCAAATTTTATCAACTATATAACAGCTATGTTGTATCTACCAATTTTACGTTCTGCGTCATGTATAAATTACTTAAATGAGTAactttattaaagataaaattaaaaaaaaattactttctagtaattgacattttttaagTAAGAAATGACCAAGTGTGAAATTCATAGGTATGAGACAAGATGGAGTAGTCGTTGTTATACGAAAATGGTGCAGAAGCAGATATAATACAATGGAGTGGAACCGAATTCCCAATTAGTAATCAAATCaaacattaatatttgaaagtaTACTCTGTAACTCAGATTCTTAGTTCAGAATATCCGAGTAAAAATGTGTTAAGATTCACGTTATAATATCCTAAATTACGTTAAAAtaccaattcatacaattttatgaaaatattagtattttcaATCCCGTGTTGAAGAAttgattttaattcaaattaaattttgaattaaaataattttaaataactgtgtcaaacaaaatattctaagtttagataataaaaaagtCATCATAAATCACTGTatgtcaaaatcaattttaaccaaattatgtttttaaaatcaatttcattcaacaaaaatCTCCATTGTGTGCTCTATTCACATATTTGACGAGGTGAAGACTACATCTGACGTATCATGGCTGCTGCTCCATAAAGCAAGATTCTTAATAAGCAAGTATAGCACCATTATAAAAGAAAGGCTGAGGCAAAAACTACAGAAAAAAACTAGTTGAGGATGAAATGATACCGTatgaatcaattttttttggtCTGTTGGGATGCTTCAGCATACTGCTCTGCAAGTTTCTTTACTTTCTCACCTTCCTTTATGAGAAAACTCGCATTCTTTGCTTTGCAATGATACTTCATAACCTTCTCAGTTGTTTTTGCAACAGCCCACCTGTATTGGTCAGCCGTGATTACACCACTCTTGCACAGTGGTCTGATGTGCTCCTTGATGTAAGCTTCTACCTGTACAAATTCCAGTAATATTAcagaaatataaaatcataaaggaAAATgtagaaatggaagaaaacataaatgatagCACACAGCattactttttaagaaaaactggagaaataaattatatgggaaaattaagtttataataCCTTTTTAGTTGTATGATTTACCGAGTCAGTCTGCTTAGCAGTGACATCAGATTTCCCTTCCTTCCGTTGGAAACTTTCACCGGTTTCAGATATATTGGAAGACTGGTCGGTGATGGTAGTATCAGAAATTTTTTCTGTGAGATTCTCCTTCCCCTGTTCTGAAGCTTTTACTGCATTATTCAAAGCATGTTGTTCATCATTATGGTAGTCATTGGCGACGCTTAGAGTTTCTGTCTTGCCATCTCCATGTAATGATCTTGATTCACCAGctggaaatttttttattagtggtTCTTTGTCAGGGCCGTATAATAATTCTTCAAATTCTTTGTCAAGTGGCTCAACAGCGCTCTCGAAGGGTAGGAGCTCTGAAGAAACAGAAGACCTATCCATTTGAACTGCATCGTTGTGACAATTTGGCGAGCAGGATGCCTCTCCTGGCACTTCATTTCTTTCAGGCCCCTCACAGTCAGCACAATCCAAAGCGATATCTGACTTTTTCAAGTTCATGGTGGAGAAAACAAGTTTCACTTTTGACTCGTTTTGCTCTTGTTTTGGTTTTGAAACCTGTGTAACACTAGCACCAATATAATCCTCATCTTCCAAATCATACTCAAAATCACCATAAATATCCAGATCAGGATTCGAATCCAGTTCAAGTATATTATCGGACCCCAACATGTCACCATTACATGTTTCTCTGTTCTCATGTGGACTGCTAGGTGGGGAGTCAGACAGCAGACCAGCATTTTTCAAGGCCGTTTCAACTGCAGGGTCAGCTGAAAGATCTTCCATATTTGGTTCTGATTGTTGATCATTAAGCATTGCTGATGAGGCTGCTGGAGTTGTATCTCTGGCTACATCAGATTTTGTGTTATTTGTGCGATGCAAGAGCTCCTGTGAACAAAGGTTCAAATAGACAAGCTTGCTATTTGATCTGTCAGCAACctctttttcaatattaattgcATCTGCAACAGCTAATTCTGTAATGCCAGTTCTGCGAATCACTGTCAGATTTGTGTTCCTCAACAAGCGCTCTGTCAGGCGGTAAAGCTGTGTCTGCACAAAATAGTGAAGTTTAAGAGAGAAGAAATCTAACTATCAGAGCCGTATACACAAATAAAGCATCTTGAATTGATCATTTGGAAATACTCCTGCGCCATTACTTAAATAAGATTCAACTCCATTAACATGCCAAAAGGGGAACAAGACTAAATTATTCGAAGTTTGTATTGGTATGTACCAGTTTTAATTCCAACCCTGAAATCTGGCAACCAGTCAATTATGACTTTTATCTTGGGTAGAATCAactattaaaaaagtttaagatTCTATCACTTTTTCTGGTGAGAAACTTCGACTTATATTATATGACCCATAACGGGATATGTGGGAAAACCACCGGCAACCACATGTTTTGTCTAACATTTGAAAACTCAAGATAactaaatgataaatattagtTCTAAAATGAAGAAACAAGAATGACCCTCCAAAGGAATTAGAACATATTTTCTGATCCCAATGTCATTAGGAATCGGAGCCTTAATTAAAAATGCATCAATCTAACGTGTGTAACTTCAAATGGTGGAAACGCAAGGTACTGCATACCTGCCTAACTGATATAGGAATTTTATTGTGTCGAGAAGGTGCCAATACTGGTCTCATATCACTTGGCAGTTGGGCCTACTCACAATAACAGAAAGAAGAAACAGTGAACAGCCATAACCAATTTCTGATAGCAATATCAAAGGTAAATAAAGCAATTGCAGATAAAACTAGTCAGATGAGATCATTTACATACAAGTAAAGGATAATTTCCTTTAAAAACTGAGTTGTCTTCCTGATTTCCATTTGCTGTGTTTCCTCCGCTGGTTGTGGATGCTTTCCTCGCAAGGACCTCCAAGGcccattttcttttatcattcttCATGCAACCAGATTTTTGGCCTAACTCCTTGGTGCCAGTTTTGGAACCAACTGATGAGACTGGCGTCCTTTCTGAGTAATTGTTTATTCTTGATTTACCAGAAGTTGAATTATCGCCAACTGGTCCATTTACAATCTTTTTGTCTAcgtttttttcatttgaaacaAAACTGATCTTTGATAAGAGATTGTTTACGTCTGTTGCTTTAATAGTATTGTTATCAACGGATAGATTTGGTACTTTCTCTGACGGgttgttttgtttggtttgcTCAGAGTTAGCCACAGTTTTAAGCACAGAGAGAGGTTTTACATCCTCTTTCCGGGGGAAAACAGATGTATCTGCTAAATACAACCTAGAAAGTATAGGATCCTTGGTTTGACATTCAGAAACTTGCTTTGATTCTGTACCATCTGAACCTTTTCTTAGTAAATCAAGAACTGATTTTAAAGTTTCAATCTTTTCAGGCTTCGTAGCTCTCATGCAACGATATTTCCAGAACTCAATTTCACAGTCCCTATCCCATGCACGCTTTCTTCTTCCATTGGAAGTACCAaaaattttctttgttaaattttcaCGGACTTTGCCTTTCTGCAACATTGACTTCTTTGCCTTTATAGCTGCAGGGGATAACTTGTTTACAAGTTCAGTTTTAGGCCCTGTTATAGCAGTCCTAAATGCTTCAAGAAGCTTGGGATCAAAATGGTTATCCTCGAAGTTTATAGAGGACTTGTTA
This genomic stretch from Vigna radiata var. radiata cultivar VC1973A chromosome 7, Vradiata_ver6, whole genome shotgun sequence harbors:
- the LOC106766648 gene encoding YTH domain-containing family protein 2-like, with the translated sequence MSEEKNEDTRTDGRAWVGVDKAWVAVDTPNGRTWLAFDTEYRGRSGFFSYGNELNRGMRAKSGKNQHAFAPAFPVMKQQDLPASLSKETTIVPDREKYNQPDFLKECADAKFFVIKSYNEDNIHKSIKYNMWVSTKKGNKKLDVAYQEAQQRPGRCPVFLFFSVNTSCQFVGLAEMIRPVKDVSNNLLRHVTLENNKNKPVT
- the LOC106766649 gene encoding uncharacterized protein LOC106766649, with the translated sequence MASEIPKWRVRTSLDSSYIIGMNRLLRKDHVQRICETPFRWCVYLLEDVDINCELIKVMVCRWVGHDVSFRLSHQLVPFTVLDVFMTTGLGIGGLEVPFDECIEGLVGEMFNRKSTSLKDLVQAWAVERFSLDGNRINRDFSRMLRWFRTAEFKSEWYVGERVRDLPEIKAAFELFDGGIGVPQLPKRCRVDEAVDDSSDDGTFEANLEETLKKNNEEMMALSSRLVFLKNEVCKIRDIPIVNEEGVGGVDEEPLGGGDEEPLGGGNEEPLGGXEEPLGGGDEEPLGGGNEEPLGGCDEEPLGGGYEEPLPGVNEESFNEEAFNERSMKNLWLKMNNKL